The Scylla paramamosain isolate STU-SP2022 chromosome 32, ASM3559412v1, whole genome shotgun sequence sequence AGTACACACATCATAAGGTCCTCCACTTGTTTTTCATCGCCGGGGTACTGAGGCCTCCAAGAGAAAGACTGCGGTGCCAGCGGCCAGacctgggagggagggggggatgaTGAATATGATGTACACTTGTGAATCATACATGACCTTTGTGAGTCCGGTTAAGTGAGTGATTCATTGCACCTCAATACATAACCTGCTTCCTACCATCACTTCattcttacctcctcttcctcatctgttTCCTTACGGCCCCTCATCTTTCACCTCTAAGCTTCCGTTCCTTACCTCCCATCCCTCATCTCCCAGTCTCTTCACCTCTCATCCCTCATCTCCTGCCTTTCACCTCCTATCTTCATCTCCCAGTATTCACTATTCCTATCTCTCCACTTCTGCTCTTCACCTCTCATTATTCACCTCTTCACTCCCCATTTCCTAACCTCCCGTCTCTTATCTCACGATGCcatatttctttcatcttccgtCCCTGTCACCATTCCTCACAATcacctctttatctcttcccaCCTCAACTCTCGCCCCTTACCTCCAGCTAACACAAGGAAGGAACCCGCCATAGCCTCGATACTTAGAGCGGCGATGCCCTCCGAGCGGTCTGCTGTTGGGGGGCGAAGGCACTGGCTGGTATTGGTGATCTGGGCACTCAACCACTGGTCCAGGATGCCTGCCTCCTTCACCGTCAGGATGCTGGGAGAAAACGGGAAAACTTTACGTAAATCTTCACTCATTGTTGTTTATTATCGGGAACAGCTggagagtattttttttttgtcttgtttgttttgagttATCTGTTGTGGTTCTTGAGTTATGTGAACCAAGCAGACGCAGTTGGTTCTGTATTTGTGAACGTGTTTAGTTGGTTTTCTTTTACTGGAGGGGTATTGTAAAgcagaacgaggaagaggagaaggacgaggagggggaggaagagggggagcagaaacaggaggagaaaaaagaaaagaaaataacaagagcaagaagaacaaataacaaaagcaagacaataacaagaagagtaATATTGATAAAGAAATTCAAACAAAATATCCAAATATACATTCAggaaccccctccccccccaaaaaaaaaaaacgcgaaaaaaatagagataaaccaataaaaaaatccaCACCGTACGGTTGCACAATACACCGGAAACAAAAGCTGAGACACAAAAAAAGTCATTGAGAACAAGGAAGCCAAAACACACCCGATAAGAGAACGTGTCAGAGACAatgcaggtgtgggtgtgggcagGCGCAGGCGAGAGGCAGGTGTGGGGTATACCATGTAACCTTACGTGATACATTAAGTTAAGTTATACTACGTCACCTTATCCTATGTTATATGACAGGTGTAGGCGAGAGGCAGGGATGTACTATACCATTCAACCTTACGTGATACATTAAGTTAAGTTATACtatgttaggttacgtaagaggtgcatttttctcccattcgcttatcatatttttttctctcacttccttctcttcctcctcaaaggTCAACAAAAAACCTCGAAAAAAGCCCATTACCTTATCTCATGTAACCTTACGTGCCACATTACCTGACGCTATAATATTACGACAGGTGCGGGCTAGAGGCTGGTGTCAAAGAGCTGTATCAAGTAAAGCTAAATTGTGCTGTTTTACATGATAGACGCGAGTGTTGGGTTGAGAGCTGCGGGTCTCACATTTGATTGATAGGGCCGAGGTAGGTGGAGTTGCTCTGGAATGCCATGGCGATGATAGCGTTGGTGTACACGAGCTCGCGGGAGATGTACAGGTGACATTTGCCGCTGGTGCTGTGAGGGGGAGGACCGTTGTGAGCAGcatggagggagaatgaaacaaatggaaaaatagatgaaaatgaaaaattgatAGATACGTTTTGAGGAATGTTAAgaaggaatgtaaaggaaaatgaaacggGCACAGCAACATTAAGagcaagtaagagagagagagagagagagagagagagagagagagagagagagagagagagagagagagagagagagagagagagcagtgaagataaaaggaaattaaataaccatcagagaaagggaagaagataaaacagtGAATGACATGTTAAGATCTCATTACAGGctgagaggaaagataagatgaaaacaGTAAAGCTTTTGTCGTCAGGCGGGCAGGGACAAGTGTCAAAGTAAAGTGGATTCGTGGAATAGCAGAAATGCCTCCTTATCTCACTATCTCAGACATATTTGATAAGCCCTCCCTCTGGCCTGGCGCTCACCTGTTATACCACGTAGGTTACATAACAACacaagagcataagaaaataagggaagctgcaaaaagccatcaggtctacacgtggcaatccatATATCagacatgcctacctatttctacctatcaattccatccataaattttcttttaaaagctctctagtgactcagcactaatacCTGATTACTGAGATCGTTCCACTTATCTATTTGTGAACCagttccttcccatctctttcttaaacctccCTTTTTCAAGCATGAACCTACTATTTCCTGTTTTATCCTGATTACTAATCCAGCGGATTTTGCTTGTCCTATATTAAACCTTATGTCACTTAAACacctctatcagatcccctcttaatctacacCTCTCttaggaatgtaaatttaaaagcttcagtctcctttcgtaaggaatacccgTCATCCCCTGCATCCTTTCGGTGATTcccctttgtactgattctaatacatctatatccttcctgcaatatggggaccagaactgcacagcatagtctagatgaggtctgaccagctcCAGATATACTCGTACGTAACTTTAATATGACTTCGgggcttctacttttaacattactaaaaattaaCTCTAATATccgatttgctttatttcttgtctctatgcattgttttcttagacgaTTATGTCAtcttacgttatgttaggttgggttagattgtTAAGATCGGACTGATGAGTAAACTttagataacattttttttttttatgaatgacGATAATGGgtgaaaaagtagaaaagttaATATCCAACATCCCCAAGAAGTTAGCTGATGTCGTTCCGTATGGGTTAGTTCTCCTCTCTTAGAATTATTTAAATCTACGAAGTTTGGGTGAAGGAAAGCAACAGACAGAGAGTTCCGGAGTTTATCAATGAAAGGAATAAACGAGTGAAGGTTCTGGTTAAGTACTGCACCAGTGAGGTGGACTAAGTCAGCCTTACCAATCTAACATCATTTGGAGTAACTGATAGTGAAGTGATTCGAAGGCgggacagaaacaggcagagagttccagagtttaccagtgaaatgaatgaaagagtagAGACACTGTTTAATTACTGAACTAATGAGAtgaactaacttaacctaaacagCCGAGGCAACTGATATTGAAGCGGCTCCTTTTGTTCATTTggttttgttatgtatgtatcttACCTGAAATCCCACGACATGGCTTTCTTCATGGTGGTCTTGTCGCAAATGGCTGCGTATTTCCCGCTGGCGATGTCCTCGCGCGCCGCCCAGCAGTCCGGAAAGGTGCCCGAGATGCCCCTGAACACCTCCCTCCGCACGCCGTCCTGCGCCTCCTGTGGGTGACGCCGCCCTGTCTCCGTCACTCGAAGCTCTTGCTTCTAAACTTAATTGCACTTTAAACGGTTGACTAATTAAATTTATTGTCAGAATTCTCTTTAATAAAGGTACATATTATTCCCTCACTaaaatcttcctttttctcctcctcctcttcctcctctttctccttcttttccttctcctcctcctcctcctcctcctcctcctcctcctaatcatcatcatcattatcatcatcatcatcatcatcatcatcatcatcatcatcatcatcatcatcatcatcactgcatGAAACAAGGCCGAACAAAAACCACGACGTATCAGCTAATTTTATCTACTACTATCGCTCGTGGAAGATGAAGTTtcagaaaaatgaaggaggctCTGTGTAGTTGTTTTTTCACCGCTTTTGAATCTTCATCATTGGCACGGGACGCCGCTGCTCACTGACCTTTTACATGCTGTCAGCTGTGCGTTAGGAACACTTCTGTCACTACATAAGCGTGACAAACATGACGATTTCAGTGTTTATCATATTTGTACAGTAACTTCCACAAGGTGTGTTCCGCCAGCCTCACCTTGAAGTACTGGAACATCATGGAGCCTGTCTCCAGCCTCCAGGGTAGATCTTTCTGCGCCACCAGGTCTGCGAGGGAGTCAATGGGGATGGTGACCCGTGGCACGGTGAGCATGGCGGTGAGGATGCCGCTGTAGGAGGACATGAACACCAGGGACGCCAGCAGCCACACCGCTGCCAGCAGGCGGCTGGCGCTGAGGGGCGGTACGTCCACGGAGCCTGGCGGGAGGATGCAAGGTAATACGAGGCAGTGATCGTGATGGAAATTATAGGGTAAGTAGCGAACATTGATGGAAATTAAGTTTTCCTGCATCAGAAGTATACAAATGTGATGATAATTTAGTATTTATGTAGAATTACGAAAAGATCAGTATTCCTCACGCATGTACCGAGCAGTGCGGAAAAAAGTGTTTCTATATCGCAGAAGCGTACGTCTACGTCGCagttaataattaattaaaagaaaaaaaaaatctttatgtaTTGCAAGTtctgaaaaaatgaagaaggaatatATCTTTAGTACAGGAGCTGAAAGGAACGAAAGGCAGGCATTTCTCCATCACAAATACcaataaatgacaaaaagatGGATATTTCTGCATCCACAAGTATCAGTGTCTCGTGAGGCCTTCCTGTGCCTCGCCGCCGCTTGACTCACCCTCCTGCGTGAACACTTTCAGGCCCCAGATGGTGGTTTTGGACAAGCTCCAGCGCATCGATAACTTGAAGAGCCTCACTTCCACCGCCGCTAAGGGtgtcatcaccgccaccaccactgccagactCAGCAACGTCAGCAGCCAAACCTATGGGGCGACACCGCTGTATTTATTACCAAAGCATATTAATCTAACCTACGAGTTACTCAATTCGAGAGACTGGCATTAGTGTCTTTACTACCGACACCACCATCTAACGTAATATAATTTAACTTAACAATGTGAAGGACTGCCACcatttaaactaacctaacttaactctaGATGTTGTCCCCTATAACTACGCCATTACCCTTACCATCACCATTGCCGCCAATGACAGCAGGAGTAGTGACGCGTGCACAAACGACGACAAATGGTAAGACAGAGTACATGACAATCATTGTATATTGGATTCCTTAGCCGTACACTCCGCCTTAGTATTGATGTCTTAATGACCGCTCGCCTCACCTGTCCCGTAAAGGGCTTCACAAACCCCGCCATGTCACTCTGCAGGGTGGGCCTCACCATCAGGATTGCGTTGTTCTCGCTGTACAGAGGCGTGGAAAAGTCACACACAGTCTCCCGCAGGTCAGTCACCCCGAAGGGACCCACAGCGAACTCCACCTCCTGTTAAGATAGACTCGTTACTGAGGGCGTGACATGCTGCATCTGCTTACACAGTGTGGTTTGGCTATAATTCAAGCTTGTGTATGATGTAGCCGTAATTTATTGTATTGTGAATGGGAAATATATCTACTTCTATTCGCTTTTCTATTATTAATCTGAACACAAATGATATCTCAGATGGTTTGAGATAGGTTGTATAATATTCTGTTCATTCATCTGTTCCATTCGTAAAGCTGGAAGTAGAACTCTCTGCCCCTTTCTGCTCTACGACTCTAATTATTTCAAGGAAGACACCTTCGAAACTAAATTAACCAATCTCAAACTTCTTCAGGAACTTTTGTAAGAGCAGTAATTgaacgaactttttttttttacttctgtgTCCGTAGCCAGCCTCTTTCACAcgtgaaaacacacacgcacacacacacacacacacacacacacacacacacacacacacacacacacacacacacacacacacacacggtagaaCTCACCTGGCGCTGCAGCTGGCCCAACATGCCGTTCCAAGAGCCGTTCGGCAAAGGGCCGCCCCACACACGGTCGGTAGGGCGCACCAAGTCATAGCTGCAGCAACAGGCATTCGTTTTAACGCCTTTGCCTCAGGCTTTCGCATGTTTTCAGACTGGCGGCaaataatgtaaaagaaaaaggcgctttctttaactcaCTTGAACTCGAGGACGTTAGATAGAATGTCGAGGAGGTTAGCCATCGGTCCCTCGATCCTCACCGTCCCGTCAGCGTCCGTCAGCACCTTGGTCCACGGCACCCACTGGGCAGGCACGCGCGggcagggcaggaggaggagcagttaGGCACTCTACACAACCCAAACACTAACTACCCACCCGAACATTAAACAAACACCCAAACATTAAGTAACACCCAAACCTGGAGTCACATCAGGCAAAGCACATCAGTTCACCACAAGCCCCCACCCTCCACACAGCCTCGGCCTCCACAGTACCTGCTCCACCGCCACCTTGAGGACAGGTCTTGAGTGTGTCGCCATGCCCCACACGCACGCCTCTGCCTTCTCCTTCAGTCACGCTGCACTTGCTCTCAGTCGCCTGTCGTCGCCTTCCGCTTCAGCGCACTGCTGCACTTTCCCCTCGTGCCGGAGTGACGCAGCGTGCGGCGTGGGGAAGGACTCGCAAATGAACGCCTTCACCTGTATATATTGCGTGTTTTGCATATAGTATGACTGCCAAAGGATATCAACCACGCAGTCACTCTTCACTTGTTATTGTGTACTGTAGCATACCACTGTCGTTCAATATATACgtgaacaacacacacacacacacacacacacacacacacacacacacgtggtagGCACATCTTGTTTGCCACTAACCACTCCTCTCTATTGCTTCGTTGTCGCTGCGTCGTAAATCAGTCAACTCTGGCGACGCAGACACGTGCaatctctacttttttttcttttgtcctcgCGTCTTCCCTGCGCGGAATAATTCTCCATCACTCACGCGGTTTATTCCAGTCGTGATTTCAGACTGCTTCTGGTTTACAATTACGGCACAATCATGCAGTCTGTGTTTTGTGATTCATTCGTAGATCCGTCTTCGCATTTTTTTCAAAGGTGTATTCTGATTTAGattaatgttatatttttatttagtgttttattcCAGTTAAGATGCATGTGAGATCTGTCTCAATATTCATTTTAATTGTGTATTCCAGTTAAGATTTGTATTAATCCTCTCTCCCCATTGTCACTGTGGTAGCCAGCGCGCTGCTCTCATCTACCCGTCACCTTTACCCCCGAGGGCCCCTCTGAGCAAGATTCTATAACATACCATGCTTCTGTTCACTTGAACAGGTCTGGAATGAAAGACAAGGAATTATAACCGGAGAGATAGGTGTtctattctcctctttttctatgcgtgtgtgtatatatatatatatatatatatatatatatatatatatatatatatatatatatatatatatatatatatatatatatatatatatatatatatgtgtgtgtgtgtgtgtgcgtgtgttatctgtaaaagaacaggaaggatCGATGCTACACCGTCAGTGGTAAACAAAGTGAAGCATGCATTCAGTGTATATTGTTACGAAGGCTCGTTTTCCCTCCATTCTGAACCTCTGCTGTAGCGAGAGCAGTGACGGGACGACCCTCGGTGGGCGCCATCACAGACCCCTGTTTCTGCTAACAGCGTCTTCATGATTCCTGCTATCACGAGGCCTTCACGAGGCTCTTTAAGTGTCCCGCCATGTTCTTACGTAGTGCCTGACTGGGAGGTTAGGAAGGTGTGACTTAGCTGTGTTCTGTTGTTCTGTGAGTTTCTGTGGTGGATCTTTTGTAGAACTAGTTAATAAGGAAGTAATGTGTTTCCGTGTGGCCCTGCCATCCCTTGCTGTCCCTGTGCACTGTGCCCGGACGCCAGCGTGGACGCCGCAAGTGAACCGCTAGTTCCCCATGACTCTTCCTCCACGGGACACCGGATGCCCTTGCTGAGTTGTGTCCCGCTATGCCTCCCTGCCACTGCCTCCCTGCCATCTGAGGGAAGAGGTTGCACTAATACTATGCATGAAAATTCCAGTGAGGATATTAAGATTCATATTAGGTCTCTTAATGTATCTCTGTAGTAGACATTCATTCTtagttttttgttctttacaCAGAAGCGGTGTTCAGGTCTTAGAGCAGTGCGGTGTCAGGTAAACGTGGAGACTCACTCGGCTGGGATGTGATCAAGTATCAGAAAAATTTCACATCTGTTGTATGGGACATAAAAAAGACTTTAGCTCGGCTATCAtctaatgttgttatgttctttTCGCCGTTTTCTCATTATGCTATTCAAGGCAACACATTCCTCTAATCAGGGTTGTTTCCCCGCCAGGATCGTCACTCGGAGAAAGAATGCTGGCGTGGCTTAGGCGGCACTGCGTCTCATAACAGTGCATGACGTCCCTATTTCGAATTTCGGCGTATAATCAAGATTTTTACAGGACGACAGCCCGCTAATAAGTTCATTTAGTTTTAC is a genomic window containing:
- the LOC135088916 gene encoding probable glutamate receptor; translated protein: MATHSRPVLKVAVEQWVPWTKVLTDADGTVRIEGPMANLLDILSNVLEFNYDLVRPTDRVWGGPLPNGSWNGMLGQLQRQEVEFAVGPFGVTDLRETVCDFSTPLYSENNAILMVRPTLQSDMAGFVKPFTGQVWLLTLLSLAVVVAVMTPLAAVEVRLFKLSMRWSLSKTTIWGLKVFTQEGSVDVPPLSASRLLAAVWLLASLVFMSSYSGILTAMLTVPRVTIPIDSLADLVAQKDLPWRLETGSMMFQYFKEAQDGVRREVFRGISGTFPDCWAAREDIASGKYAAICDKTTMKKAMSWDFSTSGKCHLYISRELVYTNAIIAMAFQSNSTYLGPINQIILTVKEAGILDQWLSAQITNTSQCLRPPTADRSEGIAALSIEAMAGSFLVLAGGLAAGTAVFLLEASVPRR